One Micromonospora craniellae genomic region harbors:
- a CDS encoding DUF4145 domain-containing protein: MPHPLLALADEFVDLPDLICPTCRIGRLTVPKPWVTGGDAATTEARRQRPDDFEPDWITGVFTGILECPRDTCQERIAVTGGWRLAISPDAAGPYLDVVRLTYARPALILVDCPPGTPDRVTAACRAAAEIVWVDPSGAANRLRVAVEELLTAQGVPRTASPRSPGGRRRRIKTHERIELLAKRKPKKAHDAVHVLMAVKFIGNAGSHDSSLTIKQVLECAEMLGLALTLLYDPTQATLMRRVRAVTRKHGWLPSTSRSPTAAG; encoded by the coding sequence ATGCCTCACCCGCTGCTGGCCCTGGCCGATGAGTTCGTCGACCTGCCGGATCTGATCTGCCCGACGTGCCGGATCGGGCGTCTGACCGTACCGAAGCCGTGGGTGACCGGCGGTGACGCAGCGACGACCGAGGCGCGGCGCCAGCGACCTGATGACTTCGAGCCTGACTGGATCACCGGCGTCTTCACCGGGATCTTGGAGTGCCCACGCGACACCTGCCAAGAGCGGATCGCCGTCACTGGTGGCTGGCGCCTCGCGATCTCTCCGGACGCGGCGGGCCCATACCTTGACGTGGTGCGGTTGACCTACGCGCGGCCGGCGCTGATCCTGGTTGACTGCCCGCCGGGCACGCCCGACCGGGTGACTGCGGCGTGCCGCGCCGCTGCGGAGATCGTATGGGTTGATCCGTCCGGTGCCGCGAACAGGCTCCGGGTCGCCGTCGAGGAACTGCTGACCGCACAGGGCGTTCCACGGACTGCCAGTCCGCGCAGCCCCGGCGGGAGACGTCGGCGGATCAAGACCCATGAACGGATCGAGCTTCTCGCCAAACGAAAGCCGAAGAAGGCCCACGACGCCGTCCACGTGCTGATGGCGGTCAAGTTCATCGGAAATGCCGGCAGTCACGATTCCTCACTGACCATCAAACAGGTTCTGGAGTGCGCGGAGATGCTCGGCCTCGCGCTGACGCTGCTTTACGACCCCACACAGGCAACATTGATGCGCCGGGTACGAGCGGTCACCCGCAAGCACGGCTGGCTGCCCTCGACATCGAGATCACCCACTGCGGCCGGGTAA
- a CDS encoding prepilin peptidase: MLALLAITPLMRYAVARYAAPAEVGSRSGCDACGSPISLDRPWPALGPIARCHGCGTRVGAPSGTVELAAVAALAALLLTRPPAAELAAAAWWLAFAIPLVFVDLAVHRLPDRLTWPAAAGTWLLLGVAALTGAGAAPWWRATAAGLGLALFFAVTTLLLGARGFGIGDAKLAVSAGALLGWYGWSLLVVGLLLALVLSGLVALALLISGRARWSSHLPFGPYLVLGTLGALLLVW; this comes from the coding sequence ATGCTGGCCCTGCTGGCGATCACCCCGTTGATGCGGTACGCGGTCGCGCGGTACGCCGCGCCCGCCGAAGTCGGCAGCCGCTCCGGCTGCGACGCCTGCGGCAGCCCGATCAGCCTGGACCGGCCGTGGCCGGCGCTGGGCCCGATCGCCCGCTGCCACGGATGCGGTACGCGGGTCGGTGCGCCATCGGGCACCGTCGAACTGGCCGCCGTGGCCGCCCTCGCCGCGCTGCTGCTGACCCGGCCGCCCGCCGCCGAACTCGCCGCCGCCGCGTGGTGGCTGGCCTTCGCCATTCCCCTGGTCTTCGTCGACCTCGCGGTGCATCGGCTGCCCGACCGCCTCACCTGGCCGGCCGCCGCCGGCACCTGGCTGCTGCTCGGCGTCGCCGCGCTGACCGGTGCCGGGGCGGCACCCTGGTGGCGGGCCACCGCCGCCGGGCTCGGGTTGGCCCTCTTCTTCGCGGTCACCACGCTGCTGCTCGGTGCGCGCGGATTCGGCATCGGTGACGCCAAGCTCGCGGTCAGCGCGGGCGCGCTGCTCGGGTGGTACGGCTGGAGCCTGCTCGTGGTGGGACTGCTGCTCGCGCTGGTCCTCTCCGGTCTGGTGGCGCTGGCCCTGCTGATCAGCGGCCGGGCCCGCTGGTCGAGCCACCTGCCGTTCGGGCCGTACCTGGTGCTCGGCACCCTGGGGGCGCTGCTGCTGGTGTGGTGA